A single region of the Candidatus Protochlamydia amoebophila UWE25 genome encodes:
- a CDS encoding 6-hydroxymethylpterin diphosphokinase MptE-like protein: MSDPNLFNQNLSLLALINPPLAVKLQSLPKLSSFATKQEDVNVFIHKENEALEQTSIWIRELDLEDRDVLYIYGLGLGYAYDVLQPWLKTNRHRYLVFLEDEPAVIHYFLQTKKSSVLLKDPQVDIIDISEAQHDRTIIRSITEDHILRSFAITALPSYSTHKANFFATIKDLIEFESAELNIRYQELAQFGIVFFNNFYRNLFQLPQAYLADNLVGKFKDIPAIICGAGPSLNKQAPLLKNLYDKAVLFAPGSALNVLSHQGVWPHFGVNIDPTPETFHRQVMNKAFETPIFYRHRLYYEALTAIHAPRLFLSGAVYYSVAKWFEEQFNLPSLQLEGGYNVVHTALEIAHFLGCNPIIFVGLDLSYQEGEHYASGVERHPLFPQKADQKTHLGQPLQVKNKKGEHVWSYWPWIAEAQWIDLYQRSHPDLKIFNASEEGIGLFSIPNLSLEELTQSHLSHSFDINEMVHHRVQEAGKISVSHLHVKEVINTFYLSLKNCENTLQDILNTSKENEMIFPDKLKQEPGFNYLLSQFDDFFMTFIQKDLRNLNRISNNLKMIKERELTEERYRFLWQTCKVNLTIIENTLKENSPANQTLPVQHFPLFSNSDRQSTYYASGNVYSTSSNLGRPFEGTHYYFYEDGTLKSEINYQKGILNGMVKLYYPHGQIKRELYFSNGQREGVEKSWYENGQLFTEVIYHQNLPKQARCWFPDGTIAKDVIL; this comes from the coding sequence ATGTCTGATCCAAATCTATTCAATCAAAATCTTTCTCTTTTAGCCCTGATCAATCCCCCTTTAGCTGTAAAACTCCAATCCCTGCCTAAACTTTCCTCTTTCGCAACGAAGCAGGAGGATGTTAACGTGTTTATTCATAAGGAAAATGAAGCTTTAGAACAAACCTCTATCTGGATTCGAGAATTAGATCTTGAAGATCGTGATGTTCTCTATATTTATGGGCTAGGTCTTGGATATGCTTATGATGTTTTACAGCCTTGGTTAAAAACTAACAGACATCGTTATCTAGTGTTTTTAGAAGATGAACCTGCAGTCATCCATTATTTTTTACAAACAAAAAAGTCTTCTGTTTTATTAAAAGATCCTCAGGTAGATATTATAGACATTTCCGAAGCTCAGCACGACCGCACAATTATCCGCTCAATAACAGAGGACCATATTCTTCGTTCCTTTGCCATCACAGCGCTCCCTTCTTATTCGACTCATAAAGCCAATTTTTTTGCTACAATCAAAGATTTGATTGAATTTGAATCTGCTGAATTAAATATTCGCTATCAAGAATTGGCTCAATTCGGAATAGTTTTTTTTAATAATTTTTACCGCAACCTTTTCCAACTTCCCCAAGCTTACTTAGCAGACAATTTAGTTGGCAAATTCAAAGATATCCCAGCTATTATTTGTGGAGCTGGGCCTTCTTTAAACAAACAAGCTCCACTTTTAAAAAATTTATATGACAAAGCTGTTTTATTTGCTCCAGGCAGTGCTCTCAATGTCTTAAGTCATCAAGGCGTTTGGCCACATTTTGGAGTTAATATTGATCCTACCCCTGAAACTTTTCATCGTCAGGTGATGAATAAAGCCTTTGAAACCCCTATTTTTTATCGTCATCGCTTGTATTATGAAGCTTTAACTGCCATTCATGCCCCTCGATTATTTTTATCAGGAGCCGTTTATTATTCAGTAGCTAAATGGTTTGAAGAACAATTTAATCTTCCTTCTTTACAACTAGAAGGAGGATATAATGTTGTTCATACAGCTTTAGAAATTGCTCACTTTTTGGGATGTAATCCGATTATTTTTGTTGGATTGGATCTTTCCTATCAAGAAGGAGAGCATTATGCATCTGGCGTGGAAAGGCACCCACTTTTTCCTCAAAAAGCCGATCAAAAAACGCATTTAGGTCAACCTTTACAAGTTAAAAATAAGAAAGGAGAACACGTCTGGAGTTATTGGCCTTGGATCGCTGAAGCTCAATGGATTGATCTTTATCAGCGTTCTCATCCCGATTTAAAAATTTTCAATGCCTCGGAAGAAGGAATTGGGCTTTTTTCCATTCCTAATCTTTCTTTAGAAGAACTCACTCAATCTCATTTATCTCACTCTTTCGATATAAATGAAATGGTTCATCATAGGGTTCAAGAAGCTGGAAAAATTTCGGTTAGTCATTTGCACGTAAAAGAAGTAATAAACACTTTCTATCTCAGCCTCAAAAATTGTGAAAATACTCTTCAGGACATATTAAATACCTCAAAAGAAAATGAGATGATATTTCCGGACAAATTGAAGCAAGAGCCTGGCTTCAATTATCTGTTAAGCCAATTTGATGATTTTTTTATGACATTTATTCAGAAAGATTTACGAAATTTAAATCGCATATCGAATAATTTAAAAATGATTAAAGAACGCGAACTAACAGAGGAGCGATATCGTTTTCTTTGGCAAACGTGCAAGGTTAATCTAACAATTATTGAAAACACATTAAAAGAAAATTCACCTGCAAATCAAACGCTACCCGTTCAACATTTTCCCCTTTTTTCGAACTCTGACAGACAATCAACCTATTATGCATCCGGAAATGTTTATTCTACTTCATCCAATCTTGGTAGACCATTTGAAGGAACTCATTATTACTTTTACGAGGATGGAACTTTAAAAAGTGAAATTAATTATCAAAAAGGTATTTTGAATGGCATGGTCAAACTGTATTACCCTCATGGCCAAATAAAAAGAGAGCTATATTTTTCGAATGGTCAGCGAGAAGGAGTAGAAAAAAGTTGGTATGAAAATGGCCAACTATTTACAGAAGTGATATATCATCAGAATTTACCTAAACAGGCCAGATGTTGGTTTCCAGACGGAACGATTGCAAAGGACGTGATCTTATGA
- a CDS encoding 6-hydroxymethylpterin diphosphokinase MptE-like protein yields MTILPFNSDNYDRNFELFSSRDPLAAYQLEGILQQEEFTPCKTTKGEPNLFKRKFGIDDYLHAQTGALEEASTSISPELLEKGEILYIYGLGLGYFYEVLQPWLLQNPQRHVIFLEDNLEIIYYFLFTNTASSLLQNSQVTLFYFRNYQSDYESFCKLNSAFINRPIEFLTLPYYALRKEMEALALCYVILHDHKILEALHNEYLSGQKGFLTNFYQNIFHLPQSHFATNLFDRFKNIPAIICGAGPSLEKNIHKLKDLGQNALIFAGGSSLNVLNHAGIQPHFGLGLDPNPEQTHRLLTNHTFHIPFLYRLRISHAAFQLMQGPKIYVSGSTNQLASWFEKELDIAGPQLDEGHNVVNLCTEIAHKMGCNPIIYVGMDLAYTEIQPYAKGISTHPLWIDISQPYQTGDQKAVLRTDIFNQWIKTKWEWIAEANWLGQFAKHHSDIQMINATEGGLGFPSVPNLSLEEVSNLYLAKTYDISNWVHAEIQNQPPKITKPALLNLINQLKNSLDRCLEAYRSTIKTKQTVQIFASSTTNFFDTQTIITDSSIKTEIGYRHFLDMFDMAYQYLQKSHQLIHAKKSNEFQETLERFCFLEEVLSQNIQLMNEGIQKFIFSPPPIALTYQKRAFSHSMGEIYRFEDGRLEIQDPELGICIQETFHPNLNTDRLAAFFPNGQLQYEMFYDQQLLHGPSRFYQENGQLLAESWFIKGKRVGKTIQYFNQGNLYSVGRYKEGLLHGKQEYFYANGSPHIVTHYFNGLLNGEVFVYTQDSKIIRELHYLSGKRHGVEKMWDQTGQQILECHYQEGVPTGKAIQWNLKGEKRKEVMIYHFPNDFDLKIWDEQGQCIKSYERGIENFSYIYEQTQKKADNLEETLKNILQQMDPIVEQHLTQSKDVDLKLAEDFAGLKDALKGMQNLKELLTETMKENLKHAEELKKNKEKKPS; encoded by the coding sequence ATGACAATTTTGCCTTTTAATTCAGATAACTATGATAGAAATTTTGAGTTATTCTCTTCTCGTGATCCATTGGCAGCTTATCAACTAGAAGGGATTTTACAACAAGAGGAATTTACACCTTGTAAAACCACTAAAGGGGAGCCTAATTTATTTAAAAGAAAATTTGGAATAGATGATTATTTGCATGCGCAAACAGGAGCATTAGAAGAAGCGTCTACCTCAATTTCACCCGAGCTTTTAGAAAAAGGAGAAATTCTATATATTTATGGATTAGGACTAGGATATTTCTATGAGGTATTACAGCCCTGGCTTTTGCAAAATCCCCAAAGACATGTGATCTTTTTAGAAGATAATCTTGAAATCATTTACTATTTTTTATTCACTAACACTGCCTCTTCGTTACTTCAAAATTCTCAAGTTACTCTTTTTTATTTTCGTAACTATCAATCAGACTATGAAAGCTTCTGTAAACTTAACAGTGCTTTTATCAATAGACCTATTGAATTTCTGACACTTCCTTACTATGCATTACGTAAAGAAATGGAAGCTTTAGCTTTGTGCTATGTTATCCTACATGACCATAAGATTTTAGAAGCTTTACACAATGAATATTTATCTGGTCAAAAGGGGTTTTTAACAAATTTTTACCAAAATATTTTTCATCTTCCCCAATCTCATTTTGCCACAAATCTTTTTGATCGATTTAAAAATATCCCAGCTATCATTTGTGGAGCTGGACCCTCTCTAGAAAAAAACATTCATAAACTCAAAGATCTAGGACAAAATGCATTAATTTTTGCGGGGGGTTCCTCTTTAAATGTGCTCAACCATGCAGGCATACAACCACATTTTGGTTTAGGATTAGATCCAAACCCTGAACAAACCCATCGTTTATTAACTAACCATACTTTTCACATTCCTTTTCTTTATCGTTTACGAATTTCACATGCTGCTTTTCAGCTCATGCAAGGGCCTAAAATCTATGTTTCAGGATCAACAAATCAACTGGCATCTTGGTTTGAAAAAGAGTTAGATATCGCAGGACCACAATTAGATGAAGGACACAATGTCGTTAATCTATGCACAGAAATTGCTCATAAGATGGGCTGTAACCCTATTATTTATGTTGGAATGGACCTTGCATACACCGAAATACAACCCTATGCAAAAGGTATTTCTACTCATCCCCTCTGGATCGATATCAGCCAACCTTATCAAACAGGTGATCAAAAAGCTGTATTAAGAACTGATATTTTTAATCAGTGGATTAAAACTAAATGGGAATGGATAGCAGAAGCTAATTGGTTAGGCCAATTTGCAAAACATCACTCTGATATACAAATGATTAACGCGACTGAAGGCGGCTTAGGTTTTCCTTCAGTTCCTAATCTTTCTCTAGAGGAAGTTTCCAACCTGTATTTGGCTAAAACTTATGATATTTCAAATTGGGTTCATGCCGAAATCCAAAACCAACCACCCAAAATCACTAAACCCGCTCTTTTAAACTTAATCAATCAACTCAAAAATAGTTTAGACAGATGTTTAGAAGCTTATCGTTCAACAATAAAAACTAAACAAACGGTTCAAATTTTTGCTTCTTCGACTACCAATTTTTTTGATACACAAACGATTATAACAGATAGCAGCATCAAAACAGAAATTGGATATCGACACTTCTTAGATATGTTTGACATGGCTTATCAATATCTCCAAAAATCACATCAGCTGATTCACGCCAAAAAAAGTAATGAGTTTCAAGAAACCTTAGAACGTTTTTGTTTTTTAGAAGAGGTACTCTCGCAGAACATCCAGTTAATGAACGAAGGAATTCAAAAGTTTATTTTTTCTCCTCCCCCGATTGCACTTACTTATCAAAAAAGAGCTTTTTCTCATTCAATGGGGGAAATATACCGATTCGAAGATGGCCGTTTGGAAATTCAAGATCCTGAATTAGGCATTTGTATTCAAGAAACGTTTCATCCGAATCTAAACACAGATCGCCTCGCGGCTTTTTTCCCAAATGGTCAATTGCAATATGAAATGTTTTATGATCAGCAATTGCTTCACGGACCTTCTCGTTTCTATCAAGAAAATGGCCAGTTATTAGCTGAAAGCTGGTTTATCAAAGGAAAACGGGTAGGAAAAACAATTCAATACTTTAATCAAGGCAATCTTTATAGCGTTGGCCGCTATAAAGAAGGATTACTGCATGGAAAACAAGAGTATTTTTATGCTAATGGATCTCCTCACATTGTGACTCACTATTTCAATGGATTATTAAATGGAGAAGTTTTTGTTTATACACAAGATAGCAAAATCATTAGAGAATTGCATTACCTAAGCGGAAAACGGCATGGTGTTGAAAAGATGTGGGATCAAACTGGTCAACAAATTTTAGAATGTCATTATCAAGAAGGAGTCCCTACTGGCAAAGCGATCCAATGGAACCTCAAAGGAGAAAAAAGGAAAGAAGTGATGATTTATCATTTCCCTAATGATTTCGATCTAAAGATTTGGGATGAACAGGGACAATGTATCAAATCCTATGAACGTGGCATCGAAAATTTCTCTTATATCTACGAACAAACACAAAAAAAAGCCGATAATTTAGAAGAGACACTAAAAAATATACTTCAACAAATGGATCCTATTGTTGAACAACATTTAACTCAATCTAAAGATGTCGATTTAAAACTAGCAGAAGATTTTGCCGGACTAAAAGACGCTTTAAAAGGAATGCAAAATCTCAAAGAATTACTCACAGAAACCATGAAAGAGAATCTCAAACATGCTGAAGAACTTAAGAAAAATAAAGAGAAGAAACCTTCATGA
- a CDS encoding motility associated factor glycosyltransferase family protein, which translates to MNDKRFEDNLERLQKKDAKLAYQLLTAQADDLLFVKTNQNENNLKRIYKGTTYFYHSSQSAQIEAKNWFDHLSPQHISILFVYGIGLGYYYLAALDWLKQDERRRLVFLEEDPGILCRLFETEIGTKLLSDAQVQIVYLENGFEDKTLLNELSWKYLNDTFAISALKLYLEVNAEGFSKLKHLLSYHLNQKKAFVEEYLQYGIAFFRNFYPNLLMLPKSYFGNALFGQFKQTPAIICGAGPSLNKNLEQLKNLKDRALIFAGSSALNALIPKGIIPHFGVAVDPNQAQLSRVAAAKPHQIPFFYRQRLFHKALEVISGPKLYLSGTGGYDISKWFEEQLNLKGEELDEGHNVVNLSLEIAHALGCNPIILVGVDLAFTDETYYAKGVIEDLKLTDDDFKTANDFESELLLREDINGKLTRTLWKWISESEWITEFAEKHPELTLINATEGGIGFKNILNKTLLEVTEKFLNQSQFIDEKVAIEVVKNPLSSITQNQILELLKVLQASLDRCISLFTQLIETSSHLLNQIENGFSSPEIIQTPRTSLLETDIEEEISYQYLLDTFNQVYLRVHHRTILELQEQKKDSNIKEQSLQKISLQINRLTFLQDVARVNRELIQRSISEFLTSSQIL; encoded by the coding sequence ATGAATGATAAAAGGTTTGAAGATAACTTAGAACGGTTACAAAAAAAAGACGCCAAACTTGCTTATCAACTACTGACAGCACAGGCAGATGATCTCTTATTTGTAAAAACGAATCAAAATGAAAACAATTTAAAGCGTATATATAAAGGGACTACTTATTTTTATCACTCTTCACAATCTGCTCAAATAGAAGCTAAAAACTGGTTTGACCATTTAAGCCCTCAACATATTTCCATTTTATTCGTTTATGGAATTGGTTTGGGATACTATTACTTAGCAGCATTAGATTGGTTAAAACAAGATGAGAGACGCCGTTTAGTTTTTTTAGAAGAAGATCCAGGCATTCTTTGTCGTTTGTTTGAAACGGAAATTGGAACAAAGCTTCTCTCTGATGCTCAAGTTCAAATTGTTTATCTCGAAAATGGTTTTGAAGATAAAACGTTGCTAAATGAGTTATCTTGGAAATATTTAAACGATACTTTTGCTATTTCAGCTTTGAAACTTTATCTAGAAGTTAATGCAGAAGGCTTTTCTAAACTTAAACATCTTTTATCTTATCATCTCAATCAAAAAAAAGCTTTTGTAGAAGAGTATTTACAATATGGAATTGCCTTTTTCCGCAATTTCTATCCTAATTTGCTCATGCTTCCAAAGTCTTATTTTGGTAATGCCCTTTTTGGACAATTTAAACAAACTCCAGCCATTATTTGTGGAGCCGGTCCTTCCTTAAATAAAAACTTAGAACAACTAAAAAACCTTAAAGATAGAGCGCTTATTTTTGCTGGTAGTTCTGCTTTAAATGCTTTAATTCCCAAAGGAATTATTCCACACTTTGGTGTGGCAGTAGATCCCAATCAAGCACAACTTTCAAGAGTGGCAGCCGCCAAGCCTCATCAAATTCCTTTTTTTTACCGCCAAAGGTTATTTCATAAAGCTCTTGAGGTAATTTCTGGCCCTAAACTTTATCTGTCTGGGACAGGAGGATATGATATTTCAAAATGGTTTGAAGAACAATTAAACTTAAAAGGTGAAGAATTAGATGAAGGACACAATGTCGTCAATTTAAGTTTAGAAATTGCTCATGCCTTAGGATGTAATCCGATTATTTTAGTAGGTGTCGACCTCGCGTTTACAGACGAAACTTATTATGCCAAAGGGGTCATTGAAGATTTAAAACTGACTGATGATGACTTTAAAACTGCTAATGACTTTGAATCCGAGCTTCTTTTACGAGAAGACATTAATGGCAAACTCACTCGAACACTTTGGAAATGGATTTCAGAATCAGAGTGGATTACTGAATTTGCAGAAAAACACCCTGAATTAACTTTAATTAATGCCACAGAAGGGGGAATCGGATTTAAAAATATTCTTAATAAAACTTTGCTAGAGGTAACAGAAAAATTTTTAAATCAATCTCAATTTATTGATGAGAAAGTTGCGATAGAAGTTGTCAAAAATCCGCTTTCTTCTATCACTCAAAATCAAATTCTAGAATTATTAAAGGTTCTACAGGCAAGTTTAGATCGTTGTATTAGCTTATTTACTCAATTAATCGAAACTAGCAGTCATTTATTAAATCAAATTGAAAATGGTTTTTCTTCTCCAGAGATCATTCAAACACCCAGAACTTCTCTTTTAGAAACTGACATTGAAGAAGAAATTAGCTATCAATATCTGTTAGATACTTTTAATCAAGTTTACTTGCGTGTGCACCATCGAACAATTTTAGAATTGCAAGAGCAAAAAAAGGATAGCAATATAAAAGAACAATCTCTTCAAAAAATTTCTCTTCAAATCAATCGTCTTACATTTCTTCAAGATGTTGCTAGGGTGAATCGAGAACTTATTCAACGCTCAATTTCTGAATTTTTAACCTCAAGTCAAATACTCTAA
- a CDS encoding acetate/propionate family kinase, with amino-acid sequence MPKVLVMNAGSSSHKLSLFSDKIENAGSALWKAHIEWGKKNPSYTLKNGSQESNPIYLQTTSVKQGIQEVIEKLWIGDFAVIKEVHEIEWIGHRVVHGGSLFHQPVLINASVKKDISNLSSLAPLHNPINLEGIELLEKIFPSIPHFAVFDTAFHRTMREEIKTYPIPYEWKEKGIERYGFHGISHSYCAKQIKKWIKPQETPFKLINCHLGNGASLCAIRDGFSIDTTMGFTPMEGLMMGTRSGSIDPGILIYCLRNKNLSLEELDHLLNFESGLKGIGGTSDMREIHAFKNKQSQLALDMYIYRLKTGIGAMTASLGGIDALCFTGGIGENDSYLRKKTCEELAYLGIQLDLQKNQGGNQDKEISLHDSPVKVFVIHTQEEWMIAKSCLEYLT; translated from the coding sequence ATGCCGAAGGTACTGGTGATGAATGCAGGTTCAAGCTCGCATAAACTTTCGCTTTTTAGTGATAAAATTGAGAATGCCGGATCAGCTTTATGGAAAGCTCATATAGAATGGGGAAAAAAAAATCCTAGTTATACTTTGAAAAACGGAAGCCAAGAGTCCAATCCCATTTATTTGCAAACAACTTCAGTTAAACAAGGGATCCAAGAAGTGATAGAAAAGTTGTGGATAGGAGATTTTGCTGTCATTAAAGAAGTGCATGAGATTGAATGGATTGGGCATCGCGTTGTTCATGGAGGTTCTTTATTCCATCAGCCTGTTTTGATCAATGCATCGGTAAAAAAAGACATTAGCAATTTAAGTTCTTTAGCCCCTTTACATAATCCTATCAATTTAGAGGGGATTGAATTATTAGAAAAAATATTTCCCTCGATTCCTCATTTTGCCGTTTTTGATACTGCTTTTCACCGGACAATGCGTGAAGAGATTAAAACCTATCCTATTCCTTATGAATGGAAGGAAAAGGGGATTGAACGTTATGGTTTTCATGGAATAAGTCATTCTTACTGTGCAAAACAAATAAAAAAATGGATAAAGCCTCAAGAAACTCCTTTTAAGCTTATTAATTGTCATTTAGGAAATGGAGCATCTCTTTGTGCGATACGAGATGGGTTCAGCATAGATACAACCATGGGATTTACTCCGATGGAAGGTTTGATGATGGGGACTCGATCAGGTTCTATTGATCCCGGCATTTTGATTTACTGTTTGAGAAATAAAAATCTTTCCTTAGAAGAACTCGATCATCTTTTAAATTTTGAATCGGGATTAAAAGGAATTGGAGGAACTTCTGATATGAGAGAGATTCATGCTTTTAAAAATAAGCAGTCACAGCTGGCTCTAGATATGTATATTTATCGTTTAAAAACTGGAATAGGAGCTATGACAGCTTCTCTTGGAGGAATTGATGCTTTGTGTTTTACAGGTGGAATTGGAGAAAATGATAGTTATCTTCGAAAAAAAACTTGTGAAGAATTAGCTTATCTTGGCATTCAACTGGATTTGCAAAAAAATCAAGGGGGGAATCAGGATAAAGAAATTAGTTTGCATGATTCACCTGTCAAAGTTTTCGTCATTCATACACAAGAAGAATGGATGATTGCTAAATCTTGCTTAGAGTATTTGACTTGA